Proteins from one Triticum aestivum cultivar Chinese Spring chromosome 7A, IWGSC CS RefSeq v2.1, whole genome shotgun sequence genomic window:
- the LOC123148738 gene encoding probable xyloglucan endotransglucosylase/hydrolase protein 23: MAVSVLAILLASFALAAASFDKEFDITWGDGRGKILNNGQLLTLGLDKVSGSGFQSKHEYLFGKIDMQLKLVPGNSAGTVTAYYLSSQGPTHDEIDFEFLGNVTGEPYTLHTNVFTQGQGQREQQFRLWFDPTNDFHTYSILWNPKHIIFMVDDMPIRDFRNLEGKGIAFPKNQPMRLYSSLWNADDWATQGGRVKTDWSHAPFSASYRGFKADACVVTAGGRPRCGASVGTEVAPGTGATGEWYNQELDLTRQQRMRWVQRNYMIYNYCTDPKRVAKGVPAECSM, from the exons ATGGCGGTTTCGGTGCTGGCGATCCTACTCGCCTCTTTCgccctggcggcggcgagcttcgacaAGGAGTTCGATATCACCTGGGGGGACGGGCGCGGCAAGATCCTCAACAACGGCCAGCTCCTCACGCTGGGGTTGGACAAGGTCTCCGGCTCCGGGTTCCAGTCCAAGCACGAGTACCTCTTCGGCAAGATCGACATGCAGCTCAAGCTCGTCCCCGGCAACTCCGCCGGCACCGTCACCGCATACTAC CTGTCGTCGCAGGGGCCGACGCACGACGAGATTGACTTCGAGTTCCTTGGCAACGTCACCGGCGAGCCGTACACTCTGCACACAAACGTGTTCACGCAGGGGCAGGGCCAGCGGGAGCAGCAGTTCCGCCTCTGGTTCGATCCCACCAACGACTTCCACACCTACTCCATCCTCTGGAACCCAAAGCACATCAT CTTCATGGTGGACGACATGCCGATCAGGGACTTCAGGAACCTGGAGGGAAAGGGGATCGCCTTCCCCAAGAACCAGCCCATGCGGCTCTACTCCAGCCTCTGGAACGCCGACGACTGGGCCACGCAGGGCGGCCGCGTCAAGACGGACTGGTCCCACGCCCCGTTCTCCGCCTCGTACCGCGGCTTCAAGGCCGACGCGTGTGTGGTGACCGCGGGCGGCCGGCCGCGCTGCGGCGCCAGCGTCGGCACGGAGGTCGCCCCCGGCACCGGCGCGACGGGCGAGTGGTACAACCAGGAGCTGGACCTGACGCGGCAGCAGCGGATGCGGTGGGTGCAGAGAAACTACATGATCTACAACTACTGCACCGACCCCAAGCGCGTCGCCAAGGGCGTCCCCGCCGAGTGCTCTATGTAA